The Bacteroidota bacterium genome segment CAGGCAATTGATGTCGATCAACTCGATGCCAGTAGTTTAAAACTGATCTCTATGGGTTATCTGGATCCTGATTCGCAAAAGGCGAAAGATCATTTAGCAGCATTAGAAAGGGAACTTAAATCGCCGGAAGGATATTTTTTCAGATATAAGCATAGCGACGATTTTGGCGTTCCGGAAAGTACATTTATGATTTGTTCTTTCTGGTATGCCGAAGCACTTGCTTGTGTGGGAAGAGTAGCAGAAGCTTCTTTAATGGTTGAAAAACTTATTGCAACCGGAAATCACGTAGGTTTACTGAGTGAAGATATTGGGACCAACGGTAGTCAATGGGGAAATTTTCCGCAAACATATAGTCATGTTGGATTAATGAATGCAGTTTTCCGGATCGCCAGAAAACTCGACAGGCCCTTATATGATTAACAAATTTTATTTCTGTTGAGTTTTACGCTTAATAGAAATGTAAAAATATTATCATGCGTATAAACCTTGCTTTAGTTGTTGCCATTGTAATCTCTGTAGGTATTGTTGCTTTGGGATTTACTTTTTATCAGGTCTCTGCTGAAAGGATAAAACTGACTGATGATCTTGAAAAACGAATGGCTGACATTTCTTTAAAATTATCTGAAACTAAATTTGTGCAAAGTCAGAAAGGAAACCTGAATTATTCAATTGACAGTATTTGTAAAAAATATAATCTTGAAGGAATTACAATATACTTTGGTGATGACAGTATTGTGAGTAATCTGAAAGTTGCGTTTGATAATTCAAAGGATTACGTTTTACAATCTATAGCAGCGGATTCAATTAATGGAAATTTTATATCAGTTGATGGAAAAAAATTGTATCAATATATACAACCATTGACCAGAGAAGGAATTGCAAATAATGCGATCATTTTTTACAGTGATCCTGCATATATTGAAAATTTATTGGATAAGATCTGGTTCAGAAATTTTTTCAGATGGTTTCTACAGGCGCTTTTTGTTTCATTGATCACCATCGTAATTTTAAAATGGGGATCTTCAGTCCGATCAATAGAGTCTCCGATTGGATCAAATCTGCTCGAATGGGAAATCTTGAAAAGCTAAATGAATATCCTCCTGCAAAGTTTTTAGCCCCGTTACATGCAGAAATTACCCAGATAGCAAGAGCCATGCATGAAGCCCAGGCAAAAGCAGAGGAAGAGGCCAGGCTGAGAACTACCGGGGAATCTGTATGGACTTCCGATCGGCTGAAAATTGAAATGGGCAATTTGTTAAATGGGAAAAAGATGATTGTTGTTTCGAATCGCGAACCATACATGCATATTCATGAAGGTAAAGAAATAAAATGTATCGTCCCGGCCAGCGGTATGATCACAGCTATGGAGCCAATATTAAAAGCTTGTGGTGGATTATGGATCGCTTCCGGTTCCGGTGATGCAGATAAAGAAACGGTTGATAAGGATGATAAAGTTCAGGTACCACCATTAAATCTAAATATACTTTGAAACGGGTTTGGTTGACAAAGGAAGAGGAAAGCCATTATTATTATGGATTTTCAAATGAAGGGCTTTGGCCTTTATGTCATCTCGCTCATACCCGGCCAACTTTCAGAATTGAAGACTGGGAATATTATAAAAAAGTCAATGAGAAATTTGCAGAAACTATTTTAGAAGAATGTAAGGATGAAGAACAACCATTTATATTGATCCAGGATTATCATTTTGCATTACTTCCTGAATTGATCAAACGTAAAAAGCCAAGAGCAAGAGTAGCCATCTTCTGGCATATTCCATGGCCTAATCCCGAATCATTTGGAATCTGTCCATGGCAAAGGAAATTCTTACCGGAATGCTCGGTGCTGATCTGATAGGGTTTCATACTCAATATCACTGTAATCATTTTTTGGAAACTGTTAATAATACGCTTGAGTCAAGAGTGTCCTGGGAAAAATTTTCAGTTAAGATGAATGGAAGAAATACTCACGTAAAAGCATTTCCTATCAGTATAGCATTTACATTAAAAGACCTTGATGATAAATCCAGAAAAGAAGGAATTAAAAGAATTCTTGGCGTTCATGGAATCAATGCAGAATTTATGGCTATAGGTGTTGACAGGATAGATTATACTAAGGGCCTGATCGAAAAATTCTTATCTGTAGAAAGATTCTTTGAAAAATTTCCCGATTATATTGGTCGATTTACTTTGGTGCAAATAGGTGCACCCAGCAGGACTTTAATAAAAAGTTATTCGGACATGGTGAGTGATGTGGAAAAAGAAGCAGAGCGAATCAATCAAAGGTTTAAAAGTAA includes the following:
- a CDS encoding trehalose-6-phosphate synthase, translating into MTKEEESHYYYGFSNEGLWPLCHLAHTRPTFRIEDWEYYKKVNEKFAETILEECKDEEQPFILIQDYHFALLPELIKRKKPRARVAIFWHIPWPNPESFGICPWQRKFLPECSVLI
- a CDS encoding trehalose-6-phosphate synthase, coding for MAKEILTGMLGADLIGFHTQYHCNHFLETVNNTLESRVSWEKFSVKMNGRNTHVKAFPISIAFTLKDLDDKSRKEGIKRILGVHGINAEFMAIGVDRIDYTKGLIEKFLSVERFFEKFPDYIGRFTLVQIGAPSRTLIKSYSDMVSDVEKEAERINQRFKSKNWKPILFLKGHHSHEQINPYYKNADMCIVSSLHDGMNLVAKEFVATRNENDGVLILSRFAGASLDLTGALIINPYDIENSAIAIRNALEMSISEQESRMMQMRETIVGNNIYYWASSLLRAMASIQN